The DNA window GCAGCTACGAGGACATGTTCGAAGCTCGAAACAATGAGCTAAGCCCCACCCCTACGTCATTACCAAAACATGAAGTGTTAGATTGAAAAGCAGGCACTCCTTTTATATTCAACAGCTTGCAAATTCAGACACACAATGATTGGGCAGATCTTGAAGAAGAGTACATTTCGGTGTTGAGGATTTTGATGGTTACTAGAGTTTGAGGTTCATAGAAAACCCTCCTATTCCCTGGCAAACTCTCTCATTTCCTACCTACCGTTAGGATAGATAGGTTCAGAAAATTCTGAAAagtgtttgataattttttattgcttgaatCATTGCTAAATACACCCTGGCTATTCATATAGCTGTAATTCCAGCTAATCCTAATCCTACTCTAAGCTAGTTGACACATATCAGGAACCTAAGTCTGGCTTGCTGAGTTGCTGACTTTAGGAGTGATTCTGCCACTTAGAATGCCTCTTATTTATGTACTTGTTATCTCCTCTTCCTTATAGGGTTGTTCCTCTTTCTTCCAGTCCAATTCCCGCTACAAAACTTCCCCTGATTGCCGAGTTATAGGTGCTGGAAAACCCAATCCCGCCAGGACTCCTGCACCGACTCTGCTGGAAATTCTGCCGTGCCTGCTGCTGTTTCTGCTTCCCTGACTTTTCTGGAAATCTCTGCTTCTGCCTTCGCTTCTTCCAGCCTGGTTCTCATCAGATTCCAACACCACCCCACAGGGATACCCTGATCATTTTCTACGAAATTGACAAAGCTTTTAATGAATTAACAGTGAAAGACAATTATGGGGCTAAGTTATGGTATCTAAAACTAGAGACTGAATTATTATATCACTGAACCATTACGTCTTTCATGCAGGCCGTTCCAGTTAAGATGTTAGTCGTTGAAAAATGCTACGGATGGTAAGTTTACTATAGGTTACAGAATGATAATTCCAACAGGAGATGTGTGGTCCTATCTATGTTTCTACTTGCTGGTTTTTGTAAAGTCTGAAACTTTAACTTGTGTTCATTTCACAATTACATTACAGAGAAAACGAAAAGATTTGGTGATTCCACTGTATATCAAGATACACATTACTCTTCTTTGGAACGGCTCTCGGCGgccttattttcattttcttctgttCAGCTGCTGTGTGTGGGCTTGGTAGGGACATGGTTTTATTCTTATGGGCTCAACTCCCTTCTCATCTGGGCCGGGGCTTATGTGTGCTTCTAGATTCTTTTGGCTTGGAATGGGCAGGAGCTGCTGAACGAAGGCGTCTCTTTTCGTGTCGCAGGGATGGCTTCTGTCTGAGCTTGCATGGTTGGCGTGGCTTCTCAGcccttctcctttttcttcttcgatTGCGTTTTCAGCTTGCTTTTGTGAGGGGGCTGATCGGatgttttttttgctaaattcCATCCCTCGTcactactttatatatatataatttgtcgTTGTTTTGAAAAGTCAAGTTTGTACCATCAGATTGTTTAAATATAATGGTATGCATTCCAGCTTACGcgagaaagaaaaacagataaCTTGCGTTGCTGAATCAGTTTACTTGATACTGGGGATTGGATTGACATGGCATTTTGCTAATCACATGACTCTGGATTTCATCTTAAAACACACTTCACAAGAAGTTATAAAGAGGCAATAGTGTCCTGTCGGAACCTGGCCTTTTAAAGCAGATACAGTAGTACGAATACAATATTGCATAGCCAATgtaagaaagaagaaacaggCTTAACGCTTCGACTAATGTTTTAGATGCATGACTGCATAAACAGTAAGTACTAATTTCTTCTTGTAACGTAAAATATTGTACAGGGCAAGAATGAATTGCTAATGTATTCTAGTGTTAATATTTTTCTGACGATGAAAAAGGCGGATGGGGAGTTGTTTAGCAGGAATTAGAATGGGATCCACAATTATCTTCTCATCAGGAATCAGCTTCTCCCACCTGAACCTTCTTACCAAGTTATGCATGAACACGAGTATCTCCAACCGTGCATATTCTTTCCCAGGACACATCCTAGGCCCCCCTCCAAATGGCACATAAGTATAAGGTGCCGGTCCTGTCCCTTCGAATCTCGCCGGGTCAAATTTTTCAGGATCCTGGAAGCATTCAGGATTCCTGTGTGTTGAACTGGCACTCCAATATAACTGTAAAATCAATCccccaaatgaaaaacaaaagattttaggCCATCTCTCAATACATTAAAGTACtataaatgtgtgtgtgtgtgtttagcATGGACTGCCCTACCTTCCAACCCTTAGGTACGTGGAAACCTGCGAAGTTGAAGTCATTTATGGCCTCCCTAAAAGCACCCTGAAGTGGAGGAGCTAGTCTCAGTACTTCACATGCAACATTCCACGAATACTTCATTTTCTGAATATCATTCCAGTTGAGCAGCTCCCTTGGCCTTTTCCACTTTGCAATCTCCATTTGTTCTGTTCAGTGAAAAATGAAAACCCATCATGTTTATGAAATGGAAAAGGACAGAAACGTAATTAATCAGAGGGGAAACTTACCCTTTAAAACCTCCTGGTAGATGTGAGGAAGCTCAGCAAGATACTTGACAATAAAAGTGATTACAGCACTAGCAGTGTCATGACCACCAATCAACAAACCCAGAATTTTGTCAGCTATGTCTGTCTCCTTCATGTATTGCCCATCCTCATCAGTTGTTAACAGCATGTGAGACAGCATATCTTGTGTACGCAAAGCTCTATTCTCGGCTAGATCAACCTTCCTTTGCTTTATGATAGATACCAACTCCTTTCTTATCCACTTTGAGGCCTTGATACCGCGATTGAAAGATGTTCCTGGCAAATCTATGGGAATAGAAATTATCCCAGATGCCAGATCATTGAAAGGATGGGCTAACTTGGCAGCATGTTTTGGATCATCAATGCTCAAGAATACTTTGCATGCTATCCCAAAGGTGTACATCTTAGCTAGTGGAAGCACAGTTACTTGTTGTTTGCCTTCCCAACTATCCTCCAAGTGTCTTTGTGCAATAGTGTCCATCATTCCTACATATCTTTGCAAGGATTCAGGTTTGAAAAAGTTAGGTAGCAACTTCCTCATCTTCTTGGATTCCTCTTTTGAAGAGGTTTGTGTAGAGGAAGGGAAGATCTTGTTTACTGAATCTGGCCACCATGAGGCAACAAGCTTGTTTTCATTAGAGAACAAGAACTTGTTGCCTGCCGCCCCACAAACGACTGTAGTGGGCTGCCCTAGAATACAAGTCTTGAAAACTTGGGATGAGTACTTGGCTATTCTATCATAAATGAACTTTTCAGGGTAACCTTTCCTTCCTGAAGACAGGAATTCAAGGCTCTCTCCGATGATCGGGAAGCCCATCTTACCCGGTGGGAGATTAGGATGAGAAACATTGGATTTGTGGATGCagattaataataaaagagGAATAGAAATGAAGACAACGAAAAGGATTAGGCTGCATAGAAAGAAGGACTCCATGTTTGTGGAAGAATTTAGTGTTTTACAGAGCTTGTTTTTAGTCCGTGAAGATTGCTTTGGCTAAACAAACATTTATATAGAAGAACGAAAACTAAGACACCTCTTCGCCAGATAACGAGCCCAGTATCAGGACACTTCCCTCAACTTCCTCCTCTCCCACTCCctcaaaatcaaactaaaatgaaGACAATGAAAAGGATTAGGCTACACAGAAAGACCTCCAATGTTTGTTGAAGAATTTAGTGTTTTATAGAGCTAGTTTTTAGTTCATGAAGGTTGCATTGGCTAAACAAACATTTATatagaagaaatgaaaactAAGACAACTCTTTGCCAGATAATGGGGCCAATATCAGGACAGTTCCCTCAACTTCCTCCTCTCCCACCCtctcaaaatcaactaaaatggGGGTTAACCCCACGTATTAtcaaaccaaaaagttttttgcaTGAGAAatgatttgttatatttgaaaAGGAATTGGTCAAGCTTACTTAACTTCTTAGTTTGGTTATTGCAATTTGTCAACCGAGGCTCAAGTTTCATGTAGACTTTAAGATATTcttctattaaaaaacaatttgttaaTGACTTTCAAGATTTTACAAAGTGGTAAAATTTGTAGAAAGATCAGTGAGCTGGATATGAGATGGTGCTTGCTAGATTTGGTGAAAGTTTTGAAAGAGAGGAAAACATGCAATGACTCAGACAGCTGAATCCAGTAAAACAAGCCAACACAGATACATCTGTGCACTTTTGATTCTATAAAGTGTGAACATGGGACAGTTCAGGATACAATTTTCTGCTAGAGACATTCAAtctgtcacgacccgaatcccgagTCCATGACCGGCAACGCAAGAGCGGTGTCGAAAGGACACCCCACCTACGTTAAGCCTCAAAACAgacatatcaaaagaacaatttattcaaaaatacacagcatttcataatcttcagaaatattatattattcaaaactgatgaaaccaaaagatagtttaaaactccttatcagtaattaaaacaaaaacaataatccataatactcattacattgtcaaaatctaaacttaattaaaataaggtaatagtggagcgtctaagacatcaaatcaaaactaaaaggaaagcctCGCAAAACAAGCAAGGCATACCGACCAAAACTGAAAAAGCATGAACACTCAACAAAGTCCAATTGctatcagaaactaagaacatgaaataatattaagaatgaggggtgagttcaatcaactcagtgagggaataatatttaatatacattttagatattaatagtttgcaagatgatttatcttgatatacatatacatatacatactaaacatattatcataacgtagtggaatacatgtcagagatcagatgacacccgaaggtgaccagatgacacACAAAGGTGACCAGATGACAGCCGAAGGTGACCattgtgggatgatcagtcgccacaggctgatgcctctctcaccagctaggtatacaTAATACTATGTGCACACAGGCTAACTACTCTCTATTAGCATGGAGTTACTAACAAGTCccatatcaaggcataatagatattcacagaatcatcaaagaaacgtatatcatatcaaatagaatttagttTGACAAATTGCGAGTgtaaatttaagaataaatgagtactcggaaaataaagcaacatgtataagtattcaagaaattaactagtactcattgtataatcaacatacatatttatttataatatatgcatattaaagattatcctACTCACCCGGAAGaatatagattaaaaagaaTATCAGATGAAAGACTCGAAAAATCTATTGAGGAtcgttaggagaacctacaattaatatatgaaatatactcaaaagcaactcaaaacaacacaaataaaagattccaatacataaaagaaaaccaGGCTTAGTCTCCTAGGTTTATGGACTAAAACGACAATTAtccaaaacagggaccaaaacataattttaccaaaactggaccaaactgtaaatacataaccatactgaaatttcacccataaaccatccttaattctgtctagaacgaaccagggaccgaactgtaatttttataaagtttagggactaaaatgtaaattcccaaaattgagggaccaaactaaaaatattccaaatcaattatcaaactgagattcatcatcctaaacctcataataacactgtccagaatctcaaaatacatttaggggtcaaattttaattttttccaaagtttagggactaaactgaaattttcataaatcaatgaccaaaataaaatttggtcatcttcaacctcaagatCATTCTGTCCAGATTTTCCAGCAAGgttaaaatgaatttcttaacacttaagaattaatttaaacaaatcaaccatagttttgaaacccggaccggcccggcgggtcgacccgagACCCAGCCGACCCGGGCATGGGACCGGTCTAGGTCTAAGCAAAAACCCGCCTGGGAGTTGGCCCGGCGAAACCCGGTCGATCCGGGTAAACCCGGCCGAGACCcggcctatttttttttattcatagagGTTAAACGACGAAGATGAACGATGCACTGAAGATGCAAGCCTGCAATTGCAAACAGAGAAAacctaataaagaaaaacaatttcaatcccGAATTGCAGATGAGCAGAAGACTCTTGATCCCTTCAATAAGattagacttttttttgttcacgaatctccttctttcactctcttttctttgttctttgcatttttttaactCACAGTTCTTGATTGGGCATTGATTAGCAGTTCTTATTCAATCATCAAGATTCAAAACTCCCTTCATCTCCCACCATTTTCTCAACAACCCCAAAATCATTTAAAGAAGCAAGAGAACTGATACATTACCCGAAGAAGAAGTGCATTTGATCTTGTTATGATCACCActacttctctttctcttccccgtaacaaaagaaaaactttgaTGATTTAGTCCCTTTGGTGGTGGCTGATGGTATTTACTCTTAAAAGGGTTTGAATTTGCGGTGATAACTTTTGTGTTATGAAGTAAACCTATGGTCATCAAAACACATAGGAAGGGAAAGAGAAGTGCTTTTAAAAAGTTTCAAGATAGTTTAtgtctgaaaaaaaaacaaaaagaaaggaaaaacgtGCGAAACGGTGGGTTAGGGAATTTGGAGTGgctgtttttcttgttaaaaaaaaattaatgtattgataataagaatgaattaaaaaaaatatagaaaaaatattataattatataagaatgaagtaaaaatatattttttttggttcaatCCATCTGACCCGTAACCTGATCATtggaccgggtcgggtttcaaaactatgaaatcaactcataaatccttattttcaagaacatatctctctctctctctctctcttttaatccttccataaacaaatcataattaaaaataacatgagaGATAATCACTTACTTGCTACTTCCACTTTTCTTAAACCCAAAACTCAAGATCAAAAACTGAAATCCTTAGTTTGATGAGGAGAGGGTTATGGTGGCCACAAGACTTAGAAGAGAGAACAGTAATTCTCTTGCAACTTTTCATTATATacctaggttaacttaggttggGTTTGGGTTGACTTGGGCTTGGGTTTGGCCTAAAAGTTTGGATTTTACACAATCTgtgtacaaaaatatattattcttattatgcAAGAACCTTATTCTCTATACATATTAGGGAAATTCTAAAAGAACaagcaataaaacaaaatggtaTAGCTATTGGATTGAAATTCATTATTTCGTTTGTGTTTGCAATGATGAGTTAGACAATTTGCTATTGGACTTAAATTATTTCGAAGGCAGAAGAACACGCCTCTGGTATTCCGCAAGAGCCCACAATGGATAGATATTTCTGTATGCTGCATAATGTAGCATGCAGTTTTTCATGAACACACCAGTGATTTCCTGTCATCAATAAGAAGATCATAGGTTAAGGATCTTTTGATATAAAAGTTGAAGTGAAGATGCAGCATCAGCAATTTTTTCCTGTCCATCATAGTATATAGCACCCACCCACAAAGGGCTGATAGGAATCGCAGGCAGACTTTTTGGAGTCTggcccttttttaaaaaattcaattgaagtGGTTTTCTGACTATAGGTTTATAGTTAGAAAGTTACCTGTTGAGGGAAATCACCATCTTCCAATTGCGAATTGATTATAAGCTTCGCTGCTCGGTGAAGAGGTGCAGAGTCTCTATCCATCTATAACCATAGATAGGAAACAGATTTTATTATCAGAAATTCTGAGGCCATTTCTTATTAAGGCTTTTGTGGAGGCAGGGCTGTGAAAAGGGTACAAATTACGGAAAATGAAACAACAATGTAGGCTAAAACTACTGATAAACAGCATGCTAACCTGCCCAGCATGAATCAGACCCATCATTGCCCATGCAGTATGTACCAAATTCGATCGATTTCCTTCAAGAGGTACATATTTCTTCTTAGGGCATGAAAGATAGCTCTCTCCCCAACCTCCATCATCTTTTTGTATGTTGAGAAGAAAATTAACACCTTGGCGCATAGCTGTGCAGGTGCTGTAAGTCTTGCCAGCAGCTGCTAGGCCTCCAAGTGCAAACCATGTACCATAAGTGAAGCAAACTCCCCAGTTTCCATACCTGTGGAAATATTACTCCTTGTTAAATTACAGGTTCTGAAAATCTTggagaaccaaaataaaattaattaggaggGCATACCATCCGCCCTCTGGAGTTTGTATGCTTTCGAGGTATCGTGCAGCATTTGTTACAAAATTATCGATCTCCTTCTTCCGGTGACCAGGGTACAAATTCTTGAACAATAATAACGCTTGGATTGCTGATGCAGTGCACTCAACATATTCATGCTCAACGACAATGTCAGCAAAAAACTCTGTAGGATTCAGTAGCTGAAACAGACGGAAACAAACACCATTTGTTCACGattaaaataaagtgaaaatgaAAGAACAGATAAAAATACCGAAAATGTTCAAGGACTTACTTCCAACCACTTCTGAGCTCCAGCTGGCTCCCACGCCGCTAAACCTCCATTTTCACTCTGGATGTTCAGCAACAAAGTTTATCTTGTGACCTTGGAAAATTCTTTATTGAAGGAAACAAATTGCTAGATATAGTGTTTATAGATAGTTAAGCCTCCTAGTTTAC is part of the Populus trichocarpa isolate Nisqually-1 chromosome 7, P.trichocarpa_v4.1, whole genome shotgun sequence genome and encodes:
- the LOC7465578 gene encoding beta-amyrin 28-monooxygenase produces the protein MESFFLCSLILFVVFISIPLLLLICIHKSNVSHPNLPPGKMGFPIIGESLEFLSSGRKGYPEKFIYDRIAKYSSQVFKTCILGQPTTVVCGAAGNKFLFSNENKLVASWWPDSVNKIFPSSTQTSSKEESKKMRKLLPNFFKPESLQRYVGMMDTIAQRHLEDSWEGKQQVTVLPLAKMYTFGIACKVFLSIDDPKHAAKLAHPFNDLASGIISIPIDLPGTSFNRGIKASKWIRKELVSIIKQRKVDLAENRALRTQDMLSHMLLTTDEDGQYMKETDIADKILGLLIGGHDTASAVITFIVKYLAELPHIYQEVLKEQMEIAKWKRPRELLNWNDIQKMKYSWNVACEVLRLAPPLQGAFREAINDFNFAGFHVPKGWKLYWSASSTHRNPECFQDPEKFDPARFEGTGPAPYTYVPFGGGPRMCPGKEYARLEILVFMHNLVRRFRWEKLIPDEKIIVDPILIPAKQLPIRLFHRQKNINTRIH